The Ancylothrix sp. D3o genome window below encodes:
- a CDS encoding methyl-accepting chemotaxis protein, with protein sequence MAPTTDYSQEYEKAQAAYTDGNYEEAAVILDRLVQEQPEDYSVRLLRGNIYCYVFNQYEQAREEYEAVLHLTSEPDYTDLANQGLAHTNQFLENSQEVNFDEMAFFEEPNAYNESSEIDNIPALDAFEQNSQTNNTLNTEALDELGDFDLSELEGNSFDLVGSEELESGEYGNPFLNESESEYSTDHNLISDNNSNQDIQDPFALHGNEIADYQESDLFNYQENHFGNQDSNDEDGFLGTDLPDFLSLEEMPSLEEIDSREDFAPPVATSDQKVGYGNTTKPNPEATLNNGNNIFIAPEENDLNGYNQDNYFGNGSFDGGEAFDDLDDAFGELEWPESANNNEALESAWQKATESNTDFSDPFAGEIDSTDSTTASLLQEQASHQEQGKRFPTKNAAFSEDATLLMGAEKLQAAGVDYFAETNSDLHSHNGENGSSNDYRALGATYTPTQKNNGYNGHRQRHEFDAFDSGDYEEDPFSEASLGSEFITTPNNQKGASPDSFEYLDEFEDFDDYGGIIPDFDLSEDSTGATSPSPAGFNFSGKSLPTPRPSKNSGFNSDLTDGSLIRDDEIFSIAGTSEPVPTFAQPDQSIEPTVTHEQGWLAFFENAPLPTKQLWTALTGAAVTMIATAAVSYTSAMIYPIPQLKNAAMSLAAGVASGLTTLGIGQLTSRQIKRSTDDLQSQFEAVSQGNLGARATVLSEDEFGALATKFNSMARIIFTTTSEAQRKAEEQEQAKEDLQRQVIRLLDDVEGAARGDLTVQAEVTADVLGAVADSFNLTIQNLREIVMQVKLAARQVTKGSADSESFARSLASDALRQAEELAATLNSVQVMTDSIQRVADSAREAEEVARLASATAIKGGEAVEQTVAGILEIRENVAETTRKVKRLAESSQEISKIVALISQIASRTNLLALNASIEAARAGEAGRGFAIVADEVRQLADRSAKSLKEIEQIVMQIQSETGQVMTAMEEGTQQVLHGTRLAEQAKRSLDEIIQVAQRIDVLVRSITADTVEQTETSRAVAQVMQAVELTAQETSQEAQRVSGALQNLVGVARDLLTSVERFRVDTTDR encoded by the coding sequence ATGGCACCAACAACAGACTACTCACAGGAATACGAAAAGGCCCAAGCGGCCTATACAGACGGAAATTACGAAGAAGCAGCAGTCATTTTGGATCGCTTAGTCCAAGAGCAGCCAGAAGACTACAGCGTTAGGCTACTGCGTGGCAACATCTACTGCTATGTTTTTAACCAATACGAACAAGCCAGAGAAGAATACGAAGCCGTCCTGCACCTAACATCAGAACCAGACTATACAGACCTAGCTAACCAAGGACTAGCCCACACAAATCAATTTCTCGAAAACAGCCAAGAAGTCAACTTTGATGAAATGGCCTTTTTTGAAGAGCCAAATGCCTACAACGAAAGCTCAGAAATAGACAACATACCAGCACTAGATGCCTTTGAGCAAAATTCTCAAACAAACAACACCCTCAACACCGAAGCCCTAGACGAACTGGGAGATTTTGATCTTAGCGAATTAGAAGGCAACAGTTTTGATTTGGTGGGTTCAGAAGAATTAGAAAGCGGAGAATATGGCAATCCCTTTTTAAATGAAAGCGAATCTGAATACAGCACAGATCATAACTTGATCTCAGACAACAACAGCAACCAAGACATTCAAGACCCCTTTGCCCTTCATGGCAACGAAATCGCTGACTATCAAGAAAGTGATCTCTTTAACTATCAAGAAAACCATTTTGGAAATCAAGACAGCAACGATGAAGACGGGTTTCTAGGAACAGACCTCCCAGACTTTTTAAGCCTAGAAGAAATGCCTTCGTTGGAAGAAATAGACAGCAGAGAAGACTTTGCACCGCCCGTAGCAACAAGCGACCAAAAGGTTGGCTACGGCAACACAACCAAACCGAACCCAGAAGCCACATTAAACAACGGCAATAACATCTTTATCGCTCCCGAAGAAAACGATCTCAACGGCTATAACCAAGACAACTACTTTGGAAACGGTAGTTTTGATGGAGGAGAAGCCTTTGATGACCTAGACGACGCCTTTGGGGAACTAGAATGGCCAGAAAGCGCAAACAATAACGAAGCCCTAGAAAGCGCGTGGCAAAAAGCCACAGAAAGCAACACAGACTTTTCTGATCCTTTTGCCGGCGAAATCGATTCAACCGACTCAACAACAGCCTCCTTATTGCAAGAACAAGCCAGTCACCAAGAGCAAGGCAAGCGGTTTCCAACAAAAAACGCCGCCTTTTCAGAAGACGCCACCTTGTTGATGGGAGCAGAAAAACTGCAAGCAGCCGGCGTAGACTACTTTGCCGAAACCAACTCAGACTTGCACAGCCATAACGGAGAAAACGGAAGCAGCAACGACTACCGCGCCTTGGGAGCCACCTACACGCCAACGCAGAAAAACAACGGCTATAACGGCCACCGGCAGCGCCATGAGTTCGATGCGTTCGATAGCGGAGACTACGAAGAAGATCCCTTCAGCGAAGCCTCCCTAGGCAGCGAATTTATAACAACTCCCAACAACCAGAAAGGAGCCAGCCCAGACAGCTTTGAATACCTAGATGAATTTGAAGATTTCGACGACTACGGTGGAATAATCCCTGACTTTGACTTATCCGAAGACTCCACCGGCGCTACCAGTCCCTCTCCTGCCGGTTTCAACTTTAGCGGCAAAAGCCTACCCACACCCCGGCCAAGCAAAAACTCAGGCTTTAACAGCGACCTCACCGACGGCTCATTGATCCGAGACGACGAAATCTTCAGCATTGCCGGCACAAGCGAGCCGGTTCCCACCTTCGCCCAACCTGATCAATCAATAGAGCCAACCGTCACCCACGAACAAGGGTGGTTAGCATTCTTTGAAAACGCACCCCTGCCCACAAAACAACTGTGGACAGCCCTCACCGGCGCCGCCGTCACCATGATCGCCACCGCCGCAGTGAGTTACACCTCCGCCATGATCTACCCCATACCGCAGTTAAAAAATGCCGCCATGTCCCTAGCGGCTGGGGTCGCCTCTGGGCTAACAACACTAGGCATCGGACAACTAACTTCGCGGCAGATCAAACGTTCAACCGACGACCTCCAATCGCAATTTGAAGCCGTCTCCCAAGGCAACCTGGGGGCTCGTGCTACCGTACTGTCGGAAGATGAATTTGGAGCATTGGCCACGAAATTTAATTCAATGGCCCGGATCATCTTCACCACCACCAGTGAAGCTCAACGCAAAGCCGAAGAACAAGAACAAGCCAAAGAAGACCTGCAAAGACAAGTTATCCGCCTGCTAGACGACGTAGAAGGAGCAGCGCGAGGCGACCTCACCGTTCAAGCCGAAGTCACCGCCGACGTTCTCGGAGCCGTCGCCGACTCCTTTAACCTCACAATTCAAAACCTGCGAGAAATTGTTATGCAGGTGAAACTCGCCGCTCGCCAAGTGACCAAAGGCTCCGCCGATAGTGAATCTTTCGCCCGCAGTTTAGCCTCGGATGCCTTGCGCCAAGCCGAAGAACTGGCTGCAACCCTTAACTCGGTTCAGGTGATGACAGACTCGATTCAGCGTGTGGCCGACAGCGCCCGCGAAGCCGAAGAAGTCGCCCGTCTGGCCTCAGCTACCGCCATCAAAGGCGGGGAAGCGGTCGAACAAACCGTAGCAGGGATTTTAGAAATTCGAGAAAACGTAGCAGAAACAACTCGAAAAGTCAAGCGATTAGCCGAATCTTCTCAAGAAATTTCTAAAATTGTCGCCTTGATTTCTCAAATCGCCTCCCGCACCAACCTACTCGCCCTCAACGCCAGTATTGAGGCCGCCCGTGCCGGTGAGGCCGGTCGAGGCTTCGCCATTGTTGCCGACGAAGTGCGTCAGCTTGCCGACCGCTCAGCCAAATCACTTAAAGAGATCGAGCAAATCGTGATGCAGATCCAAAGTGAAACCGGCCAGGTAATGACCGCAATGGAGGAAGGCACGCAGCAAGTCTTGCACGGCACTCGATTGGCCGAACAAGCCAAACGCTCCCTCGACGAAATCATCCAAGTTGCCCAGCGGATCGACGTTTTGGTGCGTTCCATCACCGCCGATACCGTCGAACAAACCGAAACTTCCCGCGCCGTTGCCCAAGTTATGCAGGCCGTCGAACTCACAGCCCAAGAAACCTCCCAAGAAGCCCAAAGAGTCTCAGGAGCCTTGCAAAACTTGGTAGGAGTTGCCCGCGACTTGCTCACCTCCGTAGAACGTTTCCGCGTAGACACCACCGACCGCTAG
- a CDS encoding chemotaxis protein CheW, with the protein MVGTPDFLTGIGPDSAAEFQELESPEGDLHLRFFVQSGNEFALQAKGIREVISPSPDRITPIPNVSSLLLGTLNVRGRVIWVADLGQFLGDTTPLNTDRPELPVIAVEDQDTILGLAVDRIVGMDWLDTAQLIRRTNAPDSMEPFLDGQWVLSGESERVLRLLDQVKILRSARWAT; encoded by the coding sequence ATGGTGGGAACCCCAGACTTTTTAACAGGCATTGGGCCAGACTCAGCAGCAGAATTTCAAGAACTAGAAAGCCCAGAAGGTGATTTACACCTGCGATTTTTTGTTCAGTCCGGCAACGAATTTGCCTTACAAGCCAAAGGGATACGAGAAGTCATCTCGCCATCCCCCGACCGCATCACCCCAATCCCCAACGTATCCTCCTTACTTTTGGGAACACTAAACGTGCGAGGAAGAGTAATTTGGGTAGCCGATCTCGGACAATTTTTAGGAGATACCACCCCTTTAAACACAGATCGGCCTGAACTACCAGTCATTGCAGTAGAAGACCAAGACACTATACTGGGGTTAGCTGTTGATCGCATCGTAGGGATGGATTGGCTAGACACCGCACAACTCATAAGGAGAACCAACGCCCCAGACAGTATGGAACCCTTTCTAGACGGTCAGTGGGTATTGAGTGGCGAAAGCGAACGAGTTTTGCGGTTACTAGATCAAGTCAAAATTTTGCGTTCAGCTCGCTGGGCGACATAA
- a CDS encoding response regulator transcription factor — translation MSTVLVVEDSVTQREMISNLLKGSGLTVSVASDGVEALERIQDNCPDLVVLDIVMPRMNGYEVCRRLKADPKTQNVPVVMCSSKGEEFDRYWGMKQGADAYIAKPFQPTELVGTVKQLLRG, via the coding sequence ATGAGTACAGTTCTAGTTGTGGAAGACAGCGTAACGCAACGGGAGATGATCTCAAACCTCCTCAAAGGCAGCGGATTAACCGTTTCCGTAGCGTCGGATGGCGTAGAAGCCCTAGAGCGAATCCAAGATAACTGTCCAGATTTAGTAGTATTGGATATTGTCATGCCCCGCATGAACGGTTATGAAGTATGCCGCCGGCTCAAAGCAGATCCCAAAACCCAAAACGTACCAGTGGTGATGTGTTCATCCAAAGGAGAAGAATTTGACCGCTACTGGGGAATGAAACAAGGAGCCGATGCCTATATAGCAAAACCCTTTCAGCCCACAGAATTAGTTGGCACAGTCAAACAACTATTGCGAGGCTAA